One genomic window of Onychostoma macrolepis isolate SWU-2019 chromosome 25, ASM1243209v1, whole genome shotgun sequence includes the following:
- the rep15 gene encoding rab15 effector protein produces MKQTDLQYEAKTSFFRTLWAKPNKTASADLIHLFSNCIQAASSRTKEYLLFRDPENKLHPSPSTLSEIFLMTYIQHSSLLNLTDTFNCTAMTPEQRILLGAHWVWAVLDQPSKNPRIQIAVQVFHLPERTEENDEELSLDIYSNIMRMAGMDVVERTQAERMVEFCSSIGRDCYALFLFFGRQNDEGNIYGLLSNNLQAAVGKCVRIDQVFIDHFFKGAKCFITPSEMLQAVVGKEGGNPLTMLVKFT; encoded by the coding sequence ATGAAGCAAACAGATCTGCAGTACGAAGCCAAAACCAGCTTTTTCAGAACCTTATGGGCTAAACCCAACAAAACCGCCTCGGCAGACCTCATCCACCTCTTTAGCAACTGCATCCAGGCGGCTTCATCCAGAACAAAGGAGTATCTGCTCTTCAGGGACCCAGAGAACAAATTGCACCCAAGTCCTTCAACCCTAAGCGAGATCTTTCTGATGACCTACATCCAACACAGCAGCCTGCTGAATCTCACCGACACGTTCAACTGCACGGCCATGACCCCAGAACAGAGGATCCTGCTGGGTGCCCACTGGGTCTGGGCCGTGTTGGATCAGCCGAGCAAGAACCCCCGAATCCAGATCGCGGTCCAGGTGTTTCATCTGCCAGAAAGAACAGAGGAGAACGACGAGGAGCTGTCCTTAGATATCTACAGCAACATCATGCGCATGGCCGGGATGGATGTGGTGGAAAGAACCCAAGCTGAGAGGATGGTGGAGTTCTGTTCTTCCATCGGCAGAGACTGTTATGCGCTTTTCCTCTTTTTTGGGCGCCAGAACGACGAGGGGAACATCTACGGACTGCTGAGCAACAATCTGCAAGCAGCTGTGGGGAAGTGTGTGAGGATTGACCAGGTCTTTATCGATCACTTCTTCAAAGGTGCGAAATGCTTCATCACTCCAAGTGAGATGTTGCAAGCAGTGGTTGGTAAGGAGGGTGGCAATCCTCTGACCATGCTTGTTAAGTTCACTTAA
- the LOC131533967 gene encoding NADH-cytochrome b5 reductase 2, which translates to MDQVLTVPVLIGISIVVITVLFLLLKPGGSNGDQKQSKFPKTLQDPNVKYPLPLIEKEEITHDTKKFRFGLPSSSHILGLPIGQHVYLSAKVNGNLVIRAYTPVSSDEDQGHVDLVVKVYYKNTHPNYPDGGKMSQYLNDMKIGDTIDFRGPNGLLVYNGNGQFAIRPDKKTEPKVRKFRHVGMIAGGTGITPMLQLIRSITADPADNTKCSLIFANQTEKDILLRKELDEVHRNHPDKLNLWYTLDKPSEGWKYSKGFVDADMIKDHLPPPASDVLIVMCGPPPMIQYACLPNLDKLGYKTENTFAY; encoded by the exons ATGGATCAAGTTCTA ACAGTACCTGTGCTAATCGGGATATCTATAGTGGTGATCACagtcctcttcctcctcctaaAACCAGGAGGGTCCAATGGAGATCAGAAGCAAAGCAAGTTTCCAAAAACCTTGCAAGATCCCAATGTGAAATATCCATTGCCACTCATAGAGAAAGAG GAAATCACTCATGACACGAAAAAATTCCGGTTTGGTCTTCCGTCCTCTTCTCACATTCTTGGTCTCCCTATTG GTCAGCATGTTTACCTGTCTGCAAAGGTGAATGGGAATCTGGTTATTCGTGCATACACACCTGTGTCCAGCGATGAGGACCAGGGACACGTAGATCTAGTTGTTAAG GTCTACTATAAAAATACTCATCCAAACTATCCCGATGGAGGCAAGATGTCTCAGTACTTGAATGATATGAAGATTGGAGACACCATTGACTTTAGGGGTCCAAATGGATTACTGGTATACAATGGAAATG GGCAGTTTGCTATTCGACCTGATAAAAAAACTGAACCCAAAGTGCGGAAGTTCAGACACGTGGGCATGATTGCTGGAGGAACAG GCATCACTCCAATGCTACAGCTGATCAGGAGTATAACCGCAGATCCAGCTGACAACACCAAGTGCTCACTTATATTTGCCAACCAG ACCGAGAAGGACATATTGTTACGCAAAGAGCTGGATGAAGTTCATAGAAATCACCCCGATAAACTCAATCTGTGGTACACACTGGACAAGCCCTCTGAAG GGTGGAAATACAGCAAAGGGTTTGTTGATGCTGACATGATAAAAGACCATCTCCCGCCTCCGGCCAGTGATGTGCTCATCGTGATGTGCGGTCCACCCCCCATGATCCAGTACGCGTGTCTGCCAAACCTCGACAAGCTGGGCTACAAAACAGAGAATACTTTTGCATACTAA
- the LOC131533965 gene encoding ovochymase-2-like isoform X1, producing the protein MQYYSFYIPKGIEVYVSMKNSFYHLQVSLRIRGSHFCAAAILTEHWLLTAAHCFASVSTDFLHKIEAVAGDLNQTKVDRGEQNFQVKSIKFHEKYQRSSPMSYDIALLEIKGRIHFGDFIKPVCLPYPGERFPPKTMCVVGGWGRITEKGPLSSVLQEVQLNLLEQNKCKHVLQTLRPGQKTFTVLCAGPERGGRDACQGDSGGPLLCPRADGRWVAVGVTSWGKGCGRSWNNNKIKPSSRRGSPGVFTDVLMFLSWIKSNLRKELNIVADRSLCGVPDGVVPGSEGIIRNPAHPGQSYNNNEMCLWSIQVPTREHILLEFLEFDLENDTQCYSDHLTVYVDEDRRIGRFCGGQPPSLILIAGSHSIIVQFGSDVSSTGAGFSIQFSGVDKDYSFGAECGTVVLLQPKGAVQSPAYPQAYSNNTLCRWVIYAPEGHIVKLDFDDFDLEESENCKYDSLTVFGDIDGKDEIVVICGASVPPAVLSYGRTMLLQFSTDNTISAHGFNASFSFISEKDLRETAFEDQGEEADDDSRVLSPHLQAAPYGMPDIFATSGLDTPRTTEDDGKLSWHVNISLGAGYECSGAIIQSQWILTDAHCVYKLEEQHLRFLSVTAGGSKKQICDVIGVLVHPHYSPFSLDYNVALLKLSSPLNLSESTQPVCLPSAGQEIPPSLHCWAPAWTSQMSGHGQCRPVRLKISVLERAVCEQHHRTTLTPTMLCVGLSSGESCMVRNCKLH; encoded by the exons ATGCAATACTACAGTTTTTACATTCCAAAAGGCATTGAAGTATATGTCAGTATGAAAAATTCATTCTATCATCTACAGGTGTCGCTTAGGATCAGAGGATCGCATTTCTGTGCTGCAGCGATCTTGACAGAACACTGGCTTTTGACCGCTGCTCATTGCTTTGCAAGTGTATCCAC GGACTTCCTGCACAAAATTGAGGCTGTAGCAGGTGATTTAAACCAAACAAAAGTTGACAGAGGGGAGCAGAACTTCCAGGTAAAGTCCATAAAGTTCCATGAAAAATATCAGCGCTCCTCTCCCATGAGCTACGACATTGCTTTGCTTGAGATCAAAGGACGGATTCACTTTG GTGATTTTATTAAGCCTGTTTGCCTGCCTTACCCTGGTGAGAGGTTTCCACCCAAGACCATGTGTGTTGTTGGTGGATGGGGTCGTATTACTGAGA AAGGGCCACTTTCTTCGGTTCTTCAGGAGGTGCAACTGAACCTGTTAGAGCAAAACAAGTGCAAACATGTCCTACAAACACTTAGACCTGGGCAGAAGACCTTCACAGTCCTGTGTGCTGGCCCAGAGAGAGGAGGGAGAGATGCCTGCCAA GGGGATTCTGGGGGTCCCCTCCTCTGCCCCAGAGCAGATGGACGCTGGGTGGCTGTGGGAGTCACATCATGGGGTAAGGGTTGTGGGCGAAGCTGGAATAACAACAAGATCAAACCCTCATCCAGAAGAGGCTCACCTGGAGTATTCACTGATGTCTTAATGTTCCTGTCATGGATCAAGTCTAATCTTAGAAAAG AACTCAACATAGTTGCAGACAGGTCCCTGTGCGGTGTACCTGATGGAGTTGTACCTGGAAGTGAAGGCATCATCAGAAATCCAGCTCACCCAGGTCAAAGCTACAACAACAATGA GATGTGTCTGTGGTCCATTCAAGTTCCCACTAGAGAACATATTCTACTGGAGTTCCTAGAGTTTGACCTGGAGAATGACACACAGTGCTACAGCGATCATCTGACTGTGTATGTGGATGAAGACAGGCGAATAG GTCGATTCTGTGGTGGTCAACCTCCATCTCTGATCCTTATTGCTGGTTCCCACAGTATCATAGTGCAGTTTGGGTCTGATGTAAGCAGCACAGGTGCAGGATTTTCCATCCAATTCAGTGGCGTTGACAAGGACTACAGTTTTG GGGCTGAATGTGGAACAGTGGTGCTGTTACAGCCCAAGGGGGCTGTGCAGAGCCCCGCCTACCCGCAAGCCTACAGCAACAACACTCTTTGCCGCTGGGTCATCTATGCCCCAGAAGGCCACATAGTCAAG CTTGACTTTGACGACTTTGACCTTGAGGAGTCAGAGAACTGCAAATACGATTCACTCACAGTGTTTGGAGACATTGATGGCAAGGATGAAATAG tgGTTATATGTGGCGCGAGTGTCCCTCCAGCTGTTCTCAGCTACGGTCGCACAATGCTTCTACAGTTTAGCACAGACAACACCATCTCTGCCCATGGTTTCAACGCCTCCTTTTCTTTTATCAGCGAAAAAG ATCTCAGAGAGACGGCGTTTGAAGATCAGGGGGAAGAAGCAGATGATGACAGCAGAGTTCTCTCACCACATTTGCAGGCTG CTCCGTATGGAATGCCTGACATCTTTGCTACCTCTGGATTGGATACCCCAAGGACAACAGAGGATGATGGGAAACTGTCGTGGCACGTGAACATTAGTTTGGGTGCAGGTTATGAATGCAGTGGGGCGATCATCCAGTCACAATGGATCCTTACTGATGCACACTGTGTCTATAAACT GGAAGAACAACATTTGAGATTTTTATCAGTGACAGCAGGAGGCTCAAAGAAACAG ATCTGTGATGTGATTGGAGTACTCGTACACCCTCATTACAGCCCGTTCTCTCTTGACTACAATGTGGCTTTGCTTAAGCTGAGCTCTCCATTAAATCTCAGTGAAAGTACGCAGCCTGTCTGTCTACCCTCTGCTGGACAGGAAATCCCACCCTCCCTCCATTGCTGGGCTCCGGCGTGGACCAGCCAAATGT CAGGACATGGGCAGTGCAGACCTGTACGGctaaaaatatcagtgctggaaCGAGCAGTGTGTGAACAACACCACAGAACTACATTGACACCTACTATGCTATGTGTTGGACTGAGCAGTGGAGAGTCATGCATGGTGAGGAACTGTAAACTACACTAA
- the LOC131533965 gene encoding ovochymase-2-like isoform X2, with product MQYYSFYIPKGIEVYVSMKNSFYHLQVSLRIRGSHFCAAAILTEHWLLTAAHCFASVSTDFLHKIEAVAGDLNQTKVDRGEQNFQVKSIKFHEKYQRSSPMSYDIALLEIKGRIHFGDFIKPVCLPYPGERFPPKTMCVVGGWGRITEKGPLSSVLQEVQLNLLEQNKCKHVLQTLRPGQKTFTVLCAGPERGGRDACQGDSGGPLLCPRADGRWVAVGVTSWGKGCGRSWNNNKIKPSSRRGSPGVFTDVLMFLSWIKSNLRKELNIVADRSLCGVPDGVVPGSEGIIRNPAHPGQSYNNNEMCLWSIQVPTREHILLEFLEFDLENDTQCYSDHLTVYVDEDRRIGRFCGGQPPSLILIAGSHSIIVQFGSDVSSTGAGFSIQFSGVDKDYSFGAECGTVVLLQPKGAVQSPAYPQAYSNNTLCRWVIYAPEGHIVKLDFDDFDLEESENCKYDSLTVFGDIDGKDEIVVICGASVPPAVLSYGRTMLLQFSTDNTISAHGFNASFSFISEKDLRETAFEDQGEEADDDSRVLSPHLQAAPYGMPDIFATSGLDTPRTTEDDGKLSWHVNISLGAGYECSGAIIQSQWILTDAHCVYKLEEQHLRFLSVTAGGSKKQICDVIGVLVHPHYSPFSLDYNVALLKLSSPLNLSESTQPVCLPSAGQEIPPSLHCWAPAWTSQM from the exons ATGCAATACTACAGTTTTTACATTCCAAAAGGCATTGAAGTATATGTCAGTATGAAAAATTCATTCTATCATCTACAGGTGTCGCTTAGGATCAGAGGATCGCATTTCTGTGCTGCAGCGATCTTGACAGAACACTGGCTTTTGACCGCTGCTCATTGCTTTGCAAGTGTATCCAC GGACTTCCTGCACAAAATTGAGGCTGTAGCAGGTGATTTAAACCAAACAAAAGTTGACAGAGGGGAGCAGAACTTCCAGGTAAAGTCCATAAAGTTCCATGAAAAATATCAGCGCTCCTCTCCCATGAGCTACGACATTGCTTTGCTTGAGATCAAAGGACGGATTCACTTTG GTGATTTTATTAAGCCTGTTTGCCTGCCTTACCCTGGTGAGAGGTTTCCACCCAAGACCATGTGTGTTGTTGGTGGATGGGGTCGTATTACTGAGA AAGGGCCACTTTCTTCGGTTCTTCAGGAGGTGCAACTGAACCTGTTAGAGCAAAACAAGTGCAAACATGTCCTACAAACACTTAGACCTGGGCAGAAGACCTTCACAGTCCTGTGTGCTGGCCCAGAGAGAGGAGGGAGAGATGCCTGCCAA GGGGATTCTGGGGGTCCCCTCCTCTGCCCCAGAGCAGATGGACGCTGGGTGGCTGTGGGAGTCACATCATGGGGTAAGGGTTGTGGGCGAAGCTGGAATAACAACAAGATCAAACCCTCATCCAGAAGAGGCTCACCTGGAGTATTCACTGATGTCTTAATGTTCCTGTCATGGATCAAGTCTAATCTTAGAAAAG AACTCAACATAGTTGCAGACAGGTCCCTGTGCGGTGTACCTGATGGAGTTGTACCTGGAAGTGAAGGCATCATCAGAAATCCAGCTCACCCAGGTCAAAGCTACAACAACAATGA GATGTGTCTGTGGTCCATTCAAGTTCCCACTAGAGAACATATTCTACTGGAGTTCCTAGAGTTTGACCTGGAGAATGACACACAGTGCTACAGCGATCATCTGACTGTGTATGTGGATGAAGACAGGCGAATAG GTCGATTCTGTGGTGGTCAACCTCCATCTCTGATCCTTATTGCTGGTTCCCACAGTATCATAGTGCAGTTTGGGTCTGATGTAAGCAGCACAGGTGCAGGATTTTCCATCCAATTCAGTGGCGTTGACAAGGACTACAGTTTTG GGGCTGAATGTGGAACAGTGGTGCTGTTACAGCCCAAGGGGGCTGTGCAGAGCCCCGCCTACCCGCAAGCCTACAGCAACAACACTCTTTGCCGCTGGGTCATCTATGCCCCAGAAGGCCACATAGTCAAG CTTGACTTTGACGACTTTGACCTTGAGGAGTCAGAGAACTGCAAATACGATTCACTCACAGTGTTTGGAGACATTGATGGCAAGGATGAAATAG tgGTTATATGTGGCGCGAGTGTCCCTCCAGCTGTTCTCAGCTACGGTCGCACAATGCTTCTACAGTTTAGCACAGACAACACCATCTCTGCCCATGGTTTCAACGCCTCCTTTTCTTTTATCAGCGAAAAAG ATCTCAGAGAGACGGCGTTTGAAGATCAGGGGGAAGAAGCAGATGATGACAGCAGAGTTCTCTCACCACATTTGCAGGCTG CTCCGTATGGAATGCCTGACATCTTTGCTACCTCTGGATTGGATACCCCAAGGACAACAGAGGATGATGGGAAACTGTCGTGGCACGTGAACATTAGTTTGGGTGCAGGTTATGAATGCAGTGGGGCGATCATCCAGTCACAATGGATCCTTACTGATGCACACTGTGTCTATAAACT GGAAGAACAACATTTGAGATTTTTATCAGTGACAGCAGGAGGCTCAAAGAAACAG ATCTGTGATGTGATTGGAGTACTCGTACACCCTCATTACAGCCCGTTCTCTCTTGACTACAATGTGGCTTTGCTTAAGCTGAGCTCTCCATTAAATCTCAGTGAAAGTACGCAGCCTGTCTGTCTACCCTCTGCTGGACAGGAAATCCCACCCTCCCTCCATTGCTGGGCTCCGGCGTGGACCAGCCAAATGT GA